Proteins co-encoded in one Ralstonia sp. RRA genomic window:
- the trpB gene encoding tryptophan synthase subunit beta, with the protein MYNLPDAHGHFGPYGGTFVAETLSHALDELRDAYARYQHDPEFIKEYEYELKHFVGRPSPIYHAARLTEHCGGAQIYLKREDLNHTGAHKVNNVIGQALLARRMGKPRVIAETGAGQHGVATATIAARYGMECVVYMGSEDVRRQAANVYRMKLLGATVVPVESGSRTLKDALNEAMRDWVTNVADTFYIIGTVAGPHPYPMMVRDFQAVIGEECKVQMPEMIGRQPDAVIACVGGGSNAMGIFYPYIDHTDVKLIGVEAAGEGIETGRHAASLTGGSPGVLHGNRTYLLQDDDGQIIETHSISAGLDYPGVGPEHAWLKDARRAEYVPITDKEALQAFHDLCRMEGIIPALESSHALAYACKLAPTLPKDKILLVNLSGRGDKDMHTVAEFSGITL; encoded by the coding sequence ATGTACAACCTGCCCGACGCCCACGGCCACTTCGGCCCTTACGGCGGCACCTTCGTTGCGGAAACGCTGTCCCACGCGCTGGATGAGCTGCGCGACGCCTATGCGCGCTACCAGCACGATCCCGAATTCATCAAGGAATACGAGTACGAGCTGAAGCATTTCGTCGGCCGTCCGTCGCCCATCTATCACGCAGCCCGCCTGACTGAGCACTGCGGCGGCGCGCAGATCTACCTCAAGCGCGAAGACCTGAACCACACCGGCGCACACAAGGTGAACAACGTCATCGGCCAGGCGCTGCTGGCACGCCGCATGGGCAAGCCGCGCGTGATTGCCGAAACCGGCGCCGGCCAGCACGGCGTGGCCACGGCCACCATTGCCGCACGCTACGGCATGGAATGCGTCGTCTACATGGGCAGCGAAGACGTCCGCCGCCAGGCCGCCAACGTCTATCGCATGAAGCTGCTGGGCGCGACCGTGGTGCCGGTGGAATCCGGCTCGCGCACGCTCAAGGACGCGCTGAACGAAGCGATGCGCGACTGGGTGACCAACGTGGCCGACACGTTCTACATCATCGGCACGGTGGCCGGTCCGCACCCGTATCCGATGATGGTGCGCGACTTCCAAGCCGTGATCGGCGAGGAGTGCAAGGTGCAGATGCCCGAGATGATCGGCCGTCAGCCGGACGCCGTGATCGCCTGCGTGGGCGGCGGCTCCAACGCCATGGGCATCTTCTATCCGTACATCGACCACACCGACGTGAAGCTGATCGGCGTGGAAGCGGCGGGCGAGGGCATCGAGACGGGCCGCCATGCCGCGTCGCTTACGGGCGGCTCGCCGGGTGTGCTGCACGGCAACCGCACGTATCTGCTGCAGGATGACGACGGCCAGATCATCGAAACGCACTCGATCTCGGCAGGCCTGGACTACCCGGGCGTCGGCCCTGAGCACGCCTGGTTGAAGGACGCGCGCCGCGCGGAATACGTCCCGATTACCGATAAGGAAGCGCTGCAGGCCTTCCACGACCTGTGTCGCATGGAGGGCATCATCCCTGCGCTGGAATCGAGCCATGCGCTGGCGTATGCCTGCAAGCTGGCACCGACGCTACCGAAGGACAAGATCCTGCTGGTGAACCTGTCGGGCCGCGGCGACAAGGACATGCACACC
- a CDS encoding phosphoribosylanthranilate isomerase: MSLHRTRIKLCGLTQPADVDHAVALGADAIGLVFYPPSPRYVATERAAELARRAGPFVTVTGLFVNASTDDIARVLDQVPLTLLQFHGDETPEQCAEIAGKVGLPWLRALRVQPGADLVEFADRFATAQGLLLDAFVEGYGGGGHVFDWTLIPSQWLPQSPSSPTPSAAPRLVLSGGLSAQNVAGAIERVRPYAVDVSSGIEAARGVKDHARMTAFVRAVREADAALSASVQA; the protein is encoded by the coding sequence ATGTCGTTGCACCGAACCCGCATCAAGCTCTGCGGCCTGACCCAGCCTGCCGACGTCGATCACGCCGTCGCACTCGGCGCGGATGCCATCGGGCTGGTGTTCTACCCGCCCAGCCCGCGCTATGTCGCCACCGAGCGGGCGGCAGAGCTTGCCCGCCGCGCCGGTCCGTTCGTCACCGTGACGGGCCTGTTCGTCAACGCCAGCACCGACGACATCGCCCGCGTACTCGACCAAGTGCCGCTGACGTTGCTCCAGTTCCATGGGGATGAGACGCCAGAACAATGCGCAGAAATTGCCGGCAAGGTGGGGCTGCCCTGGCTGCGGGCCCTGCGTGTTCAGCCTGGGGCCGATTTGGTAGAATTCGCCGATCGGTTTGCCACTGCCCAAGGCCTGCTGCTCGACGCATTTGTTGAGGGGTATGGCGGTGGCGGCCACGTCTTCGACTGGACCCTGATTCCCTCGCAATGGCTCCCGCAATCGCCATCCTCGCCAACCCCAAGCGCCGCTCCTCGGCTCGTTTTGAGTGGTGGGTTGAGCGCGCAAAACGTCGCTGGCGCGATTGAGCGCGTGCGGCCCTACGCTGTTGACGTCAGCAGCGGGATCGAGGCCGCACGGGGCGTAAAAGACCACGCCCGCATGACCGCATTCGTGCGTGCGGTCCGTGAGGCCGATGCCGCCCTGAGCGCATCGGTTCAGGCCTGA
- the truA gene encoding tRNA pseudouridine(38-40) synthase TruA — protein MTRIALGIQYDGAAFSGWQSQPHGNTVQDMLEAALGQFAGVPLQTTVAGRTDAGVHALGQVVHLDTDLVRDPFSWVRGTNAFLPSTVAVRWAQEMPEDFHARFSAHRRTYYYALTFGPTRAPLLEGKAGYVMLPPGKSLDVAAMHEAAQVLVGEHDFSSFRAAECQAKSPVKTMYSMEVRGEGEWVFVRIRGSAFLHHMVRNIMGCLVAIGRGRQPASWMADVLAARSRVAAAPTFMPDGLYLAEVGYPDGFSLPASPASASLFRGVFDEHAGL, from the coding sequence ATGACGCGCATCGCGCTCGGCATCCAGTACGACGGTGCCGCGTTTTCGGGGTGGCAATCGCAGCCACACGGCAATACTGTGCAAGACATGCTGGAGGCTGCATTGGGCCAGTTTGCCGGCGTGCCACTGCAGACGACTGTCGCTGGCCGCACCGACGCAGGCGTGCATGCGCTGGGGCAGGTTGTGCACCTCGACACCGACCTCGTACGCGATCCGTTCTCGTGGGTGCGTGGCACCAACGCTTTTCTGCCGTCGACCGTGGCTGTGCGCTGGGCGCAGGAGATGCCGGAAGATTTTCATGCACGCTTCTCCGCCCATCGCCGTACGTACTACTACGCGCTGACCTTCGGGCCGACGCGGGCGCCGCTGCTCGAGGGCAAGGCCGGCTACGTCATGCTGCCGCCCGGCAAGTCGCTTGATGTCGCTGCCATGCACGAAGCCGCGCAGGTGCTGGTCGGCGAGCACGATTTTTCCTCCTTCCGAGCGGCGGAATGCCAGGCCAAGTCGCCGGTCAAGACGATGTATTCGATGGAGGTGCGGGGCGAGGGTGAGTGGGTGTTCGTACGCATTCGCGGCAGTGCCTTCCTGCATCACATGGTGCGCAACATCATGGGCTGCCTGGTCGCGATCGGCCGGGGCCGACAGCCGGCATCGTGGATGGCCGATGTGCTGGCCGCCCGCAGCCGCGTGGCTGCTGCGCCCACATTCATGCCCGACGGCCTGTATCTGGCAGAGGTCGGCTATCCTGATGGTTTCTCGTTGCCTGCGTCCCCGGCATCGGCCAGCCTGTTTCGAGGCGTGTTCGACGAGCACGCCGGCCTGTGA